The following are encoded in a window of Mycolicibacterium tusciae JS617 genomic DNA:
- a CDS encoding IS110 family transposase, translating into MKVQRTSVGLDVHARSVVACGLDGETGELFERRLTPDHGEILAWLGDLPGPVAATYEAGPTGFVLARSINASGIRCSVAAPSKLQRPVGDRVKTDKRDARHLARLLHLGEIVEVEIPSVEQESARDLFRAREACRKDLMAARHRLSKLLLRRGIVYYGGTAWSRNHERWLQSQRFDDPALAIAYDTAFDTVLTTTARRGRLDAAITAMAADSTFTPVVTRLGCLRGVSTLTAFGLATEIGDWHRLSGRSIGAYLGLVPCEYSSGDNRVQGGLTRTGNGHARRLLIEAAWHHRPSYRPGEVMRRRWDAAPPAARARGQAANRRLHARWLRFNERRKRPVVANAAIARELAGWCWSLAVMDD; encoded by the coding sequence GTGAAGGTTCAGCGTACGAGTGTTGGTTTGGATGTGCACGCACGATCGGTGGTCGCATGCGGTCTTGATGGTGAGACCGGGGAGCTCTTCGAGCGGCGGTTGACTCCGGATCACGGGGAGATTCTGGCGTGGTTGGGTGATCTGCCCGGGCCGGTTGCTGCGACCTATGAGGCGGGCCCGACGGGTTTCGTGTTGGCCCGCAGCATCAATGCCTCCGGGATCAGGTGTTCGGTCGCCGCGCCGTCGAAGTTGCAGCGCCCGGTCGGCGATCGGGTCAAGACCGATAAGCGCGATGCCCGTCATCTGGCCCGGTTGTTGCATCTGGGCGAGATCGTCGAAGTCGAGATCCCCAGCGTGGAGCAGGAATCTGCGCGTGATCTGTTCCGGGCGCGGGAGGCCTGCCGCAAGGACCTGATGGCCGCCCGTCATCGGCTCTCGAAGCTGCTGCTGCGCCGAGGGATCGTCTACTACGGCGGAACGGCCTGGTCACGAAATCACGAACGGTGGCTGCAGAGCCAGCGGTTCGACGACCCCGCGCTGGCGATCGCCTATGACACCGCCTTCGACACGGTGTTGACCACCACCGCTCGCCGGGGCCGCCTGGATGCGGCGATCACCGCGATGGCCGCCGATTCCACGTTCACCCCGGTGGTGACGCGGCTGGGGTGTCTGCGCGGGGTCTCGACGTTGACGGCGTTCGGGTTGGCCACCGAGATCGGCGACTGGCACCGGCTGAGCGGGCGTTCGATCGGCGCCTATCTGGGGCTGGTGCCATGCGAGTACTCCTCGGGAGACAACAGGGTCCAGGGCGGGTTGACCCGCACCGGCAACGGCCACGCCCGCCGGTTGTTGATCGAGGCGGCTTGGCATCACCGGCCGTCGTATCGGCCCGGTGAGGTGATGCGGCGTCGCTGGGATGCCGCCCCACCGGCAGCGCGAGCTCGCGGGCAGGCCGCCAACCGGCGACTGCACGCCCGCTGGCTGCGGTTCAACGAACGCCGCAAGCGTCCAGTGGTGGCCAATGCCGCCATCGCCCGCGAGTTGGCCGGCTGGTGCTGGTCGTTGGCCGTCATGGACGACTGA
- a CDS encoding cytochrome P450, which translates to MTTTAPRLSVFDDALPTVAYHGVRCPEEAHRIIAAARLQAPIAMGPFGPELLTYDLVRLALRDSRFAMPQANGMAMQGITAGPLWDKVAALIVGLDGADHRRLRRLVSRAFTPHAAERMRTACRRTINELIDRHVDAGRCDVVAEIARPYPVPIICALLGVPRDDWDLFSDWLRGIAKAFGPTAAAHVTAILEAWHHLDAYLDNLIERRRRALTDDLISELIRGQCDGDRLSRREILDLIAVLLVAGTDTMRNQLGAAVQVFSDHREQWALLARRPELAAPAVEEVMRHSPASFSAIRVAVEDVDLDGVFVPAGTCVVVNTAAANRDPARYNEPERFDVTRHSSAAMLTFGGGAHHCLGVHLARIELTEALVVMARRMPGLRIADPAPWRPIEGISGPRTLAIEFDV; encoded by the coding sequence ATGACCACCACAGCACCCCGCCTGAGCGTCTTTGACGACGCCCTACCCACTGTCGCGTATCACGGTGTCCGATGCCCCGAGGAAGCACACCGAATCATCGCCGCCGCCCGACTACAGGCGCCGATCGCGATGGGCCCCTTCGGTCCGGAATTGCTCACCTACGACCTGGTGCGCCTGGCGCTGCGTGATTCGCGCTTCGCGATGCCGCAGGCCAACGGCATGGCGATGCAGGGCATCACCGCAGGCCCGCTCTGGGACAAAGTGGCCGCGTTGATCGTCGGCCTCGACGGCGCCGACCACCGACGGCTGCGCCGGCTCGTGTCGCGGGCCTTCACCCCGCACGCGGCCGAACGAATGCGCACAGCGTGCCGTCGCACGATCAACGAGCTCATCGACCGGCACGTCGACGCCGGCCGGTGTGATGTGGTGGCCGAGATCGCGAGGCCTTACCCCGTTCCAATCATCTGCGCGTTGCTTGGCGTGCCTCGGGATGACTGGGATCTGTTCTCCGATTGGTTGCGAGGGATCGCCAAGGCCTTTGGGCCCACCGCGGCCGCCCACGTCACCGCGATCCTGGAGGCGTGGCACCACCTCGACGCCTACCTCGATAACCTGATTGAGCGCCGGCGCCGTGCGCTGACCGACGATTTGATCTCCGAGCTGATTCGAGGCCAGTGCGACGGCGATCGACTCAGCCGCCGCGAGATCCTCGACCTAATCGCCGTCCTACTCGTCGCGGGCACTGACACCATGCGCAACCAGTTGGGCGCGGCGGTGCAGGTCTTCAGTGACCATCGTGAGCAATGGGCGCTGCTCGCCCGACGTCCCGAACTTGCGGCCCCAGCCGTCGAGGAGGTCATGCGGCACTCTCCAGCTTCCTTCTCCGCTATCCGCGTGGCGGTCGAAGATGTCGACCTTGACGGCGTCTTCGTCCCCGCGGGTACGTGCGTCGTCGTTAACACGGCCGCCGCCAACCGCGATCCCGCGCGGTACAACGAGCCTGAACGTTTCGACGTCACTCGTCACAGCTCGGCCGCGATGCTGACCTTCGGTGGCGGCGCCCATCATTGCCTAGGTGTCCATCTCGCAAGGATTGAACTGACCGAAGCATTGGTGGTCATGGCTCGACGAATGCCTGGTCTCCGCATCGCCGACCCCGCGCCGTGGCGGCCCATCGAGGGCATCTCAGGCCCGAGAACGCTGGCTATCGAGTTCGATGTCTAG
- a CDS encoding LuxR family transcriptional regulator, giving the protein MSETNWSEVGVSELLPSGTVTLLLADVEGSTRLWETQPDEMTAAVARLDTVVANEISAHNGVRPVEQGEGDSFVVAFARASDAVACALALQRAPLAPIRLRIGLHTGEVQLRDEGNYVGPTINRTARLRDLAHGGQTVLSGTTSDLVIDRLPVGAFLTDLGSHPLRDLPRPERVVQLCHPDLRNDYPPLRTAKLVDAPHFPVQLTSFVGRGTESAEVARMLTNSRLVTLTGAGGVGKTRLAIQLATELAPKFAEGAWFVDLSPITDPDVVPMTVIRALGLSDQPGRSTMDTLTRFIADRRMLLVLDNCEHLLDSAADLVTKLLSHCPRLTLLVTSREPVSVPGEATWRVPSLTLADEAVELFADRARLARPEFDVAEDSAGTVTEICRRLDGMPLAIELAAARVRALTLTEILDGLRDHFMLLTGGARTAVRRQQTLRASVDWSHALLSDGERTLFRRLAAFMGGFDLDAARAVASGDDLQPHQVLDQLTLLADKSLVVTDDVRDRTRYRLLETVRQYAQEKLSDSGEAGQVRARHREYYTARAATLATVLDPARWRLAQAEGAIDNLRAAFAWSRDHGDIEHALALTSMLWPLWVARGRLREGLAWFDAAFSTGPEDSVQPATLARALADRAGLNAQLGAVNQLDDARRALEIARDIGDPVLISRALASCAGSAAFSPDIARPYVDEAIALARAAGDRLMLCQALVWHGQIAYFGGNPRAGRIAAEEGRDIADAVGDRFVSRGARWALGWAQMVSGELSSAVEQLRAVANEAAAYGDATWAYAALFNAAQALCHLGDIDAARRCAEAARHAAGELGSDYERYFALHQGYIAIAAGDVDGAESADEEAWRGLSHELSLVKISLWRRAATAQARGDLTAARRWADDAVTATTGCHRAVALTTRARVAIAQGDTCQAERDAHAALAAAADMDALLGVPDTLECLAVLARDADTHPEAARLLGAAEGIRQRTGEVRFPIYQSEYEAAVDSLRQAMEQNDFDDAWAEGAQLTTEEAIAYAQRGRGDRKRPSSGWESLTPAEHDVVRLVCEGLSNKEVATRLFVSPRTVQAHLSHVYAKLGISTRVQLVADAARTSRTT; this is encoded by the coding sequence ATGAGCGAGACGAATTGGAGCGAGGTAGGCGTGAGCGAGCTTCTGCCAAGCGGAACGGTGACGCTGCTGCTCGCCGACGTCGAGGGGTCCACGCGCCTGTGGGAAACGCAACCTGACGAGATGACCGCCGCTGTCGCGCGCCTCGACACGGTGGTTGCGAATGAAATCTCCGCGCACAACGGTGTCCGCCCCGTCGAACAGGGAGAGGGCGACAGCTTCGTCGTCGCGTTCGCGCGCGCCAGTGACGCGGTGGCGTGCGCGCTGGCGTTGCAGCGGGCTCCGCTGGCGCCGATCCGGTTGCGCATCGGTCTGCATACCGGCGAGGTGCAATTGCGCGACGAAGGCAACTACGTCGGGCCGACGATCAACCGGACCGCGCGGCTGAGAGATCTCGCCCACGGCGGGCAGACGGTGTTGTCGGGTACCACCAGTGATCTTGTGATCGACCGGCTGCCCGTGGGCGCCTTCCTGACCGACCTCGGATCGCACCCCCTGCGGGATCTGCCGCGGCCCGAACGGGTTGTGCAGCTCTGCCACCCTGACCTACGAAATGATTATCCTCCGCTTCGCACAGCGAAACTCGTTGATGCACCGCACTTTCCGGTTCAGCTCACGAGTTTCGTCGGCCGCGGGACCGAGTCCGCCGAGGTGGCCAGGATGCTGACCAACAGCAGGCTGGTGACCCTGACGGGGGCAGGCGGGGTGGGCAAGACCCGGCTGGCGATCCAGCTCGCGACAGAGCTGGCCCCAAAGTTCGCCGAGGGGGCCTGGTTCGTCGACCTGTCACCCATCACCGACCCGGATGTGGTGCCGATGACGGTGATTCGCGCGCTGGGACTGTCGGACCAGCCCGGGCGGTCAACGATGGACACACTGACGAGGTTCATCGCGGACCGTCGCATGCTGTTGGTGCTGGACAACTGCGAACACCTGCTCGACTCGGCCGCCGACCTCGTGACAAAGCTGCTGAGTCACTGCCCGAGGCTGACGCTGTTGGTGACGAGCCGGGAGCCAGTTTCCGTACCGGGTGAGGCGACGTGGCGGGTGCCGTCGCTGACACTCGCCGACGAAGCTGTCGAACTGTTCGCCGACCGGGCACGCTTGGCCCGGCCTGAGTTCGACGTCGCCGAGGACAGTGCAGGCACGGTGACCGAGATCTGCCGTCGACTCGACGGCATGCCACTGGCCATCGAACTCGCGGCTGCCCGAGTACGGGCCTTGACGTTGACCGAGATTCTCGACGGGCTGCGCGACCACTTCATGCTGCTAACAGGCGGCGCACGCACGGCGGTGCGTCGACAACAGACCCTGCGTGCCTCCGTCGACTGGTCGCACGCACTGCTCTCGGACGGCGAACGGACGCTGTTCCGTCGATTGGCAGCGTTCATGGGCGGTTTCGACCTCGACGCAGCGCGTGCGGTCGCGTCCGGCGATGATCTGCAGCCGCATCAGGTCCTCGATCAGCTGACCTTGTTGGCGGACAAGTCGCTCGTCGTGACCGACGATGTCCGCGACCGGACCCGGTACCGGCTCTTGGAAACCGTGCGGCAGTACGCGCAGGAAAAGCTCAGTGACTCAGGCGAAGCCGGACAGGTGCGCGCGCGCCACCGCGAGTACTACACGGCCAGGGCGGCCACCCTGGCCACGGTCCTCGACCCCGCCAGGTGGCGTCTCGCCCAGGCAGAGGGCGCGATCGACAACCTGAGGGCCGCGTTCGCGTGGAGCCGCGACCACGGCGACATCGAACATGCGCTGGCGCTGACGTCAATGCTGTGGCCGCTGTGGGTGGCGCGGGGCCGGCTCCGGGAAGGCCTGGCCTGGTTCGACGCCGCCTTCTCCACTGGGCCAGAGGATTCGGTTCAACCCGCGACGCTGGCGCGAGCGTTGGCGGATAGGGCGGGACTCAACGCGCAATTGGGCGCGGTGAATCAGCTCGACGACGCCCGCCGAGCATTAGAGATCGCGCGCGACATCGGTGACCCGGTATTGATCAGCCGGGCGCTGGCGTCATGCGCGGGCAGTGCCGCGTTCAGCCCCGACATTGCGCGTCCCTACGTCGATGAGGCGATCGCGTTGGCGCGGGCTGCCGGTGATCGGTTGATGCTCTGTCAAGCCCTGGTATGGCACGGGCAGATCGCCTACTTCGGCGGCAACCCGCGCGCGGGGCGCATCGCCGCAGAGGAAGGACGTGACATCGCCGATGCGGTAGGTGACCGTTTCGTCTCGCGCGGCGCCCGCTGGGCCCTCGGGTGGGCCCAGATGGTCAGCGGTGAGCTGTCATCGGCCGTTGAGCAGTTGCGCGCGGTGGCCAACGAGGCCGCCGCCTACGGGGACGCGACCTGGGCCTACGCTGCGCTTTTCAACGCAGCGCAAGCGCTATGCCATCTGGGCGACATCGACGCTGCGCGCCGGTGCGCCGAGGCAGCCCGTCACGCCGCTGGCGAGCTGGGCAGCGATTATGAGCGGTACTTCGCGCTGCACCAGGGATACATCGCGATCGCCGCCGGGGACGTGGACGGCGCGGAGAGCGCCGACGAGGAAGCCTGGCGCGGGCTGAGTCACGAGCTGTCCTTGGTGAAGATCAGCCTGTGGCGCAGGGCGGCGACGGCGCAGGCGCGTGGCGATCTCACCGCGGCGCGGCGATGGGCCGACGACGCAGTGACGGCGACCACGGGTTGTCATCGAGCGGTCGCGTTGACGACGCGAGCCAGGGTCGCGATCGCGCAGGGCGATACCTGTCAGGCCGAGCGTGACGCCCACGCCGCGCTCGCTGCGGCCGCCGACATGGATGCGCTGCTTGGGGTTCCAGACACGTTGGAATGCCTAGCGGTCCTGGCTCGTGACGCCGACACACATCCGGAAGCCGCCCGCCTGCTCGGTGCCGCCGAGGGGATACGCCAAAGGACTGGCGAGGTGCGGTTCCCGATCTATCAATCCGAGTACGAGGCGGCCGTCGACTCGTTGCGACAAGCTATGGAGCAGAACGATTTCGACGATGCGTGGGCAGAGGGCGCGCAGCTGACGACGGAGGAGGCGATCGCCTACGCGCAACGTGGCCGCGGCGACCGCAAGCGGCCCAGCAGCGGCTGGGAATCGCTCACCCCTGCCGAACACGACGTCGTCCGCCTGGTTTGCGAAGGTCTCAGCAATAAGGAGGTAGCGACCCGGCTTTTCGTTTCACCCCGAACCGTGCAGGCACATCTCAGTCACGTCTACGCGAAGCTCGGTATCAGCACCCGAGTCCAGCTCGTCGCCGATGCCGCGCGCACCAGTAGAACCACATGA
- a CDS encoding helix-turn-helix domain-containing protein — protein sequence MRWNLRLAAANRGIWKASEFQRLLGERGLVISAGKMSGLWSGQPHSIKLDELEVICSVLDCGPEELLLREHDTVAPAAPATSVDASAVGDEAKQPPAVRPRAPRGRSLPPA from the coding sequence ATGAGGTGGAACCTCCGTTTGGCCGCGGCCAACCGCGGAATATGGAAAGCAAGCGAATTTCAACGCCTGCTCGGTGAACGGGGACTGGTGATCAGTGCAGGCAAGATGTCTGGGCTGTGGTCGGGTCAGCCGCACAGCATCAAACTCGACGAACTCGAGGTGATCTGCTCCGTCCTTGACTGTGGGCCCGAAGAGTTGCTCCTTCGTGAACACGACACCGTTGCCCCGGCCGCCCCGGCGACGTCTGTCGATGCGTCCGCCGTCGGCGATGAAGCGAAACAACCGCCGGCCGTCCGGCCGCGCGCACCCCGCGGCCGCAGCCTTCCTCCCGCATGA
- a CDS encoding tyrosine-type recombinase/integrase: MARAMAPVHDLRGARPPTTPEELAEFETDVMAGFVLARAAAGMADATISQDLIDLEQIREWLSTPLWEMEPRHADEYFGKVLRSAAPATRHGKAGTLSIFFEYLELRHKVEIYNITGRAIECPIDEVNKPRGTPTIAIRVPPTEAEVDALFAAWRDDLRTCRKFAPMARSFAAAQLMARIGVRINECRCLDLDDIKWHLGRFGKLHVRYGKGSRGRGPKQRLVPLINGADRTLRWFVEDVWVHFGDGWDQPGAPLFPSERRNADGINGRISREPLRAALGEAVQRHLPQWQGRLTPHVLRHYCASQLYRSGMDLLAIQEVLGHEWVATTMRYVHVHREHIEDAWIQGQHRAARRLEGLLP, encoded by the coding sequence ATGGCGCGCGCGATGGCCCCGGTGCATGACCTTCGTGGCGCTCGGCCGCCGACCACGCCTGAGGAGCTTGCCGAGTTCGAGACCGACGTCATGGCCGGGTTCGTGCTGGCGCGCGCGGCTGCGGGGATGGCCGATGCGACTATTAGCCAAGACCTCATCGACCTGGAACAGATCCGGGAGTGGCTCAGTACACCGTTGTGGGAGATGGAACCACGACACGCCGACGAGTACTTCGGCAAAGTGTTACGCAGTGCAGCGCCGGCAACCCGCCACGGCAAGGCCGGCACGCTGTCGATCTTCTTTGAATATCTGGAGTTGCGCCACAAGGTCGAGATCTACAACATCACCGGGCGGGCCATTGAGTGCCCGATCGACGAGGTCAACAAGCCGCGTGGGACTCCGACGATCGCGATCCGGGTGCCGCCGACCGAGGCTGAGGTCGATGCCCTGTTTGCCGCTTGGCGTGATGATCTGCGCACGTGCCGCAAGTTCGCGCCGATGGCCAGAAGCTTCGCTGCAGCGCAACTGATGGCCCGAATTGGGGTGCGGATCAACGAGTGTCGCTGTCTGGATCTCGATGACATCAAATGGCATCTGGGCCGGTTCGGCAAGCTGCACGTTCGTTACGGCAAAGGCTCGCGAGGGCGAGGCCCCAAGCAGCGTCTGGTTCCGTTGATCAACGGTGCCGATCGAACCCTGCGGTGGTTCGTCGAGGACGTCTGGGTCCATTTCGGTGACGGGTGGGATCAGCCCGGAGCACCGCTGTTCCCGTCCGAACGCCGCAACGCCGACGGCATCAACGGGCGTATCTCGCGCGAGCCGCTGCGCGCGGCGCTCGGAGAAGCGGTGCAGCGGCACCTTCCTCAGTGGCAGGGACGCCTCACGCCGCACGTGCTGCGGCACTACTGCGCCTCGCAGCTATATCGGTCCGGAATGGATCTTCTGGCCATCCAGGAGGTGCTTGGGCACGAGTGGGTCGCAACCACTATGCGGTACGTGCACGTGCACCGCGAGCACATCGAAGACGCATGGATTCAAGGCCAACACAGGGCAGCCCGTCGTCTGGAAGGACTCCTCCCATGA
- a CDS encoding SRPBCC family protein: protein MESRHVSIWIDAAPEVVYEFAADPQTWPRWAAGLAAGELRNSAEGWVVDSPMGTVTVEVSPPNGFGVLDHVVRLPSGEEVYNPLRVVPGGVGEAACEVVFSVRRRPGMTDDEFAADAAAVAADLATLARLVTD, encoded by the coding sequence ATGGAATCGCGACACGTCAGTATTTGGATTGATGCTGCACCCGAGGTGGTCTACGAATTCGCCGCGGATCCGCAGACCTGGCCGCGGTGGGCGGCCGGATTGGCGGCGGGTGAGTTGCGAAACAGCGCCGAGGGCTGGGTTGTCGATTCACCGATGGGCACCGTGACCGTGGAGGTCTCACCGCCGAACGGATTCGGTGTACTGGATCATGTCGTGCGACTGCCGTCGGGTGAAGAGGTCTACAACCCGCTTCGGGTCGTTCCGGGCGGGGTCGGCGAGGCCGCGTGCGAGGTGGTTTTCAGCGTCCGGCGCCGCCCGGGCATGACGGACGACGAGTTCGCCGCAGATGCCGCCGCGGTGGCCGCGGATCTAGCCACATTGGCTCGACTGGTAACGGACTGA
- a CDS encoding DUF1345 domain-containing protein, whose product MDSTPSSAELSIPSWLRPGDPENRMPVLMALVAAIALQLAIPKSYTVVPRWPLIAMEILLVVVLVGINPLRLSRQTTFGRWASYVLLAAITIDNSLSALVLDIRILSGEVSNNAAVLLGSGAAIYVTTVIVFGIWYWELDRGGPFARRQGRRPYPDFMFPQMTERELAPPNWRPEFFDYLYVSITNVVAFSPTDTMPMTRRAKAMMTVQAMVSFTTLALVIARAVNVLG is encoded by the coding sequence ATGGACAGCACACCGTCGAGCGCCGAACTCAGCATCCCTTCGTGGCTGCGGCCCGGCGACCCGGAGAACCGGATGCCGGTGCTGATGGCCCTGGTCGCGGCTATCGCCCTACAGCTCGCCATCCCCAAGAGCTACACGGTGGTGCCGCGGTGGCCGCTGATCGCCATGGAGATCCTGCTTGTCGTGGTGCTGGTGGGCATCAATCCGCTGCGACTGTCGCGGCAGACGACGTTCGGTAGGTGGGCGAGTTATGTGCTGCTGGCGGCGATCACCATCGACAACAGTCTGTCGGCGCTGGTCCTGGACATCCGCATTCTGTCCGGCGAGGTGAGCAACAATGCCGCGGTCCTGCTCGGCAGTGGAGCCGCCATCTACGTCACCACCGTCATCGTCTTCGGCATCTGGTACTGGGAGTTAGATCGCGGTGGACCGTTCGCTCGCCGACAGGGCCGCCGGCCCTACCCGGACTTCATGTTTCCGCAAATGACGGAACGCGAACTGGCACCCCCGAACTGGCGCCCGGAGTTCTTCGACTACCTCTACGTCAGCATCACCAACGTGGTGGCCTTCTCGCCCACCGACACCATGCCGATGACGAGGCGGGCAAAGGCCATGATGACTGTGCAGGCCATGGTCTCCTTCACCACGCTGGCGCTCGTAATCGCAAGGGCGGTGAACGTTTTGGGCTGA
- a CDS encoding class I SAM-dependent methyltransferase has protein sequence MGIATTELSPIEQTAFLTEYARALDSRWPRPILGDHLAYDVVGEIDYDFAGLGVQASVVCQTALRAKMLDERVGAFIAKHPDAVVVDLGAGLDSGFYRVDPPETVDWYSIDLPAIIALRDRLLPSNRHSHSVPVSLADEHWPDTIPGNRPTMLIADGLFAFLSEPQIAGIFCRITDHFGSGELAFNDYGRIGRVSQLAVRVAPQKMFKDVGSHWGFAGFKDAHFPQTWNPRMTLVEEASLTDRPEVDLFPPWIRVATRLAGRTKSGARKARILRYAF, from the coding sequence ATGGGCATCGCGACCACCGAACTCTCGCCGATCGAACAGACCGCCTTTCTCACCGAGTACGCCCGCGCGCTCGACAGTCGGTGGCCACGGCCCATCCTCGGCGATCACCTTGCCTACGACGTCGTCGGCGAGATCGACTACGACTTCGCCGGACTCGGTGTGCAGGCCAGCGTGGTGTGCCAGACCGCGCTACGCGCCAAGATGCTCGACGAGCGGGTCGGCGCGTTCATAGCCAAGCATCCTGACGCGGTGGTCGTCGATCTCGGTGCCGGGCTCGACAGCGGCTTTTATCGGGTCGACCCGCCAGAAACGGTCGACTGGTACAGCATTGACCTGCCAGCGATCATCGCGCTTCGCGACCGGCTGCTGCCGTCAAATCGGCATTCGCACTCTGTGCCGGTATCGCTGGCCGACGAGCACTGGCCCGACACCATCCCGGGCAACCGGCCGACCATGCTGATCGCCGACGGGCTGTTCGCATTCCTGTCCGAGCCGCAGATCGCGGGGATCTTCTGTCGCATCACCGACCACTTCGGGTCCGGAGAGCTTGCCTTCAACGACTACGGCCGCATCGGCCGGGTCAGCCAACTGGCGGTCAGGGTCGCCCCGCAGAAGATGTTCAAGGATGTCGGAAGCCACTGGGGCTTTGCCGGTTTCAAGGACGCGCACTTTCCGCAGACGTGGAACCCGCGGATGACCCTGGTGGAGGAGGCCAGCCTGACGGATCGGCCGGAGGTCGATCTGTTCCCACCCTGGATTCGGGTCGCGACGAGGCTGGCGGGTAGGACGAAATCCGGTGCCCGCAAGGCGCGGATCCTGCGCTACGCGTTCTAG
- a CDS encoding isocitrate lyase/PEP mutase family protein, producing the protein MSFRDLHKQGCFVIPNPWDRGTAIALAAMGFPALATTSAGACFAQGLPDTATALGVEGALRNIAEIVGAVDLPVNADFQAGYANDMDGLAANVRRCVATGVAGLSIEDTKGGAEDPLYSLPEAVERIRVAHAAIDGADVLLTARAECFLYGHPDPLREAITRLQAFSVAGAEVLYAPGVRTREDIAAIVDALRPAPVNVLMSSDTGLTVDDLAELGVRRISVGSALTRVAWGAFLSAARRIVADGSFAGLADSASFEELNNLFEAHRRR; encoded by the coding sequence ATGTCGTTTCGCGACCTGCACAAGCAGGGATGTTTCGTCATTCCCAACCCGTGGGATCGAGGGACGGCGATCGCGTTGGCGGCCATGGGCTTTCCGGCGCTGGCCACGACCAGCGCCGGTGCCTGCTTTGCGCAAGGATTGCCCGATACGGCGACCGCGCTCGGGGTCGAAGGCGCTCTGCGCAACATCGCGGAGATCGTCGGCGCCGTCGACCTGCCGGTCAACGCCGACTTTCAGGCGGGCTATGCCAACGATATGGACGGGCTGGCCGCGAACGTCAGGCGTTGTGTGGCAACCGGAGTCGCCGGGTTGTCCATCGAGGACACCAAAGGTGGGGCCGAGGATCCTCTGTATTCGTTACCGGAGGCGGTGGAGCGCATCCGGGTCGCGCATGCCGCGATCGACGGCGCCGACGTACTCCTGACCGCGCGTGCCGAATGCTTCCTCTACGGCCATCCCGATCCGTTGCGGGAGGCGATCACACGGTTGCAGGCCTTTTCGGTGGCGGGCGCCGAAGTGTTGTACGCACCGGGTGTGCGGACGCGGGAGGACATCGCGGCGATCGTGGATGCGCTCCGGCCCGCACCGGTCAACGTGTTGATGTCGTCGGACACGGGGCTGACGGTGGACGACCTCGCGGAACTCGGCGTGCGGCGGATCAGCGTCGGATCCGCGCTGACGCGCGTCGCGTGGGGCGCGTTCCTCTCCGCGGCCCGCCGCATCGTTGCCGACGGCTCGTTCGCGGGGTTGGCCGACTCTGCGAGCTTCGAAGAATTGAACAACCTGTTCGAGGCGCACCGCAGACGCTAG